In Magnetospirillum sp. XM-1, a single window of DNA contains:
- a CDS encoding phage terminase large subunit family protein has protein sequence MARKTTLSLIAGALAMGIAPDPVVSPVAWAKTNLIVADGPHAGHKWDDALTPYLPDILDCLAPDHPCTRVSVRKSAQTGLSQLGIVWTMFIVACAPAKAMVVFPTISSVQDFNREKLTPTIESTRCLRNKVREQRSRSAQGSTALNKRFPGGSLILTGANSSADLRSKTVKFLFCDEIDEWPFDLDGQGDPMEMADARQIAFHTTGEYKKFECSTPTIKGVSRIDASFEAGDQRYFQVPCPHCGEYQRLVFKNLMFDKVWPFNARYACAHCGSLIEHHHKRAMVQAGKWVAACPGPGRHPSFHIDALTSLLTTWDKLAEKFLSSKDDPQKLKAFVNLWLGEAWEERGEAPEWQRLFARREDYRPRSIPMGGLILTCFTDVQANGLFYETVAWGKGKASWSIDIGFLPGETADPAGPVWRALEEVYERRYVDAYGVGWTIDLMAVDSGFNTGAVYEWVRRRPKAMATKGMPGWYHPPLGTPSKQDVTFGGRKLRRGLLLWPIGTWPLKAELYAALRKDGRRDGAEEDPPGYCHFTEALHDDGYFKQLTAEHLKDREVKGRTVREWVASGDNHYHDCRIGNMALAEHLGVGRMTDDDWARLAAQRNVPPRASQGDLLAMMTPAVPAQAEDRAEPENKTMPQPAAARQPVAGPPRRRGFVNGWRG, from the coding sequence ATGGCGAGGAAGACGACTCTTAGTCTGATCGCCGGGGCGCTGGCCATGGGCATTGCCCCCGATCCGGTGGTTTCCCCGGTGGCGTGGGCAAAGACCAACCTGATCGTGGCCGATGGTCCCCATGCCGGGCACAAGTGGGATGACGCCCTCACCCCATACCTGCCCGACATCCTGGATTGCCTCGCCCCCGATCACCCATGCACGCGGGTGTCGGTGCGGAAGTCGGCGCAGACTGGCCTGTCGCAGTTGGGCATCGTGTGGACCATGTTTATCGTGGCCTGCGCCCCGGCCAAGGCCATGGTGGTGTTTCCGACCATCTCGTCGGTGCAGGATTTCAACCGCGAGAAGCTGACGCCCACCATCGAATCGACCCGGTGCCTGCGCAACAAGGTCCGGGAGCAGCGGTCGCGCTCGGCCCAGGGGTCCACCGCCTTGAACAAGCGGTTCCCCGGTGGGTCGCTGATCCTGACCGGGGCAAATTCGAGCGCCGATCTCCGCTCGAAAACGGTGAAGTTCCTGTTCTGCGACGAGATCGACGAATGGCCCTTCGACCTGGATGGCCAGGGCGACCCGATGGAAATGGCGGATGCGCGTCAAATCGCGTTTCACACCACCGGGGAATACAAGAAATTCGAGTGCTCGACGCCCACCATCAAGGGGGTGTCGCGCATCGACGCCTCGTTCGAGGCTGGTGACCAGCGGTACTTCCAGGTGCCGTGCCCGCATTGCGGCGAGTACCAGCGCCTGGTGTTCAAGAACCTGATGTTCGACAAGGTATGGCCGTTCAACGCCCGCTATGCCTGCGCCCATTGCGGGTCGCTGATCGAACACCACCACAAGCGCGCCATGGTGCAGGCCGGCAAGTGGGTGGCGGCATGCCCTGGGCCTGGGAGGCATCCCAGCTTCCATATCGACGCCCTCACGTCGTTGCTCACCACCTGGGACAAACTGGCGGAGAAGTTCCTCTCGTCGAAGGACGATCCGCAGAAGCTGAAAGCCTTCGTCAACCTGTGGCTGGGCGAGGCATGGGAGGAACGGGGCGAGGCCCCGGAATGGCAGCGCCTGTTCGCGCGGCGCGAGGATTACCGCCCGCGCTCCATCCCCATGGGCGGTCTGATCCTGACCTGCTTCACCGACGTGCAGGCCAATGGCCTGTTTTACGAGACGGTCGCCTGGGGAAAGGGCAAGGCCAGTTGGTCCATCGACATCGGGTTTCTGCCGGGCGAGACCGCCGACCCGGCCGGGCCGGTATGGAGGGCACTGGAAGAGGTTTACGAGCGCCGCTACGTGGACGCCTACGGGGTTGGCTGGACTATTGACCTGATGGCGGTGGACTCTGGCTTTAACACCGGGGCGGTGTACGAGTGGGTGCGCCGCCGCCCGAAGGCCATGGCCACCAAGGGCATGCCGGGGTGGTATCACCCACCGCTGGGCACGCCGTCCAAGCAGGATGTCACCTTCGGCGGCCGGAAGTTGCGGCGCGGCCTTCTGTTGTGGCCCATCGGCACTTGGCCATTGAAGGCCGAGCTATACGCGGCGCTGCGCAAGGATGGGCGGCGTGACGGTGCGGAGGAAGATCCGCCTGGGTACTGCCACTTCACCGAGGCGCTCCACGACGATGGGTACTTCAAGCAACTCACCGCCGAGCACCTGAAGGACCGCGAGGTCAAGGGCAGGACGGTGCGGGAGTGGGTCGCCAGCGGCGACAACCACTACCACGACTGCCGAATCGGAAACATGGCACTGGCCGAGCACCTCGGCGTGGGGCGGATGACCGATGACGATTGGGCGCGGCTGGCGGCCCAGCGCAACGTGCCGCCACGGGCGAGCCAGGGCGACCTGCTGGCCATGATGACGCCCGCCGTTCCGGCCCAGGCCGAGGATAGGGCGGAACCGGAAAACAAGACCATGCCGCAGCCTGCGGCGGCCCGCCAGCCGGTGGCAGGGCCGCCACGGCGGCGCGGATTCGTGAATGGCTGGAGGGGCTGA
- a CDS encoding phage tail tube protein, giving the protein MGKSRAYGSDVALLGAFESTYGTIPTDGYARLAFKDSSLGAERPLGYDPLLGQGRDAQDPFYEAVKDEGDFGIPLDLRGVGFWLKGLMGAPVTTDNGDGTYSHVFTSGGDLPSLAFEIGHTKLTTPKYFRHGGAKLDKVSFDMARSGPANATISVVAQGETEAGASIYATPTSYALKRFNQGSGTIKVGGSQLANVVGGKASFSNNLERVETIRSDGLIDGVDETEATSDGSVDVRFGTDTTLTTAISAETPVDLEYAFSIPGASGYSLKFHWPRVFLPKKKQEVKGPGGIQASYDWRAAKDSVSGYLLRVTLKNDVATY; this is encoded by the coding sequence ATGGGAAAGTCCCGCGCTTACGGCTCCGACGTTGCCCTGCTGGGCGCGTTCGAGTCCACTTACGGCACCATCCCCACGGACGGCTATGCCCGTCTGGCCTTCAAGGACAGCAGCCTGGGGGCCGAGCGCCCGCTGGGCTATGACCCGCTGCTGGGCCAGGGCCGTGATGCCCAAGACCCCTTCTATGAGGCGGTCAAGGATGAGGGTGATTTCGGTATCCCCCTGGACCTGCGCGGCGTGGGCTTCTGGCTCAAGGGCCTGATGGGCGCTCCGGTCACCACCGACAACGGGGACGGCACCTACAGCCACGTCTTCACCTCGGGCGGCGACCTGCCCAGCCTCGCTTTCGAGATCGGCCACACCAAGCTGACCACCCCGAAGTATTTCCGCCACGGCGGTGCCAAGCTGGACAAGGTGTCCTTCGACATGGCCCGTTCCGGCCCGGCCAATGCCACCATCAGCGTGGTCGCCCAGGGCGAAACCGAGGCCGGCGCGTCCATCTACGCCACCCCCACCTCCTACGCCTTGAAGCGGTTCAACCAGGGCAGCGGCACCATCAAGGTCGGTGGCTCGCAGTTGGCCAACGTGGTCGGCGGCAAGGCCAGCTTCTCCAACAACCTGGAGCGCGTCGAGACCATCCGCTCGGACGGCCTGATCGACGGCGTGGACGAAACCGAGGCCACCTCCGATGGTTCTGTGGACGTGCGCTTCGGCACCGACACCACCCTCACCACCGCCATCTCGGCCGAGACCCCGGTGGACCTGGAATACGCCTTTTCCATCCCCGGTGCGTCCGGCTATTCCCTCAAGTTCCACTGGCCCCGTGTGTTCCTGCCGAAGAAGAAGCAGGAGGTGAAGGGGCCGGGTGGCATCCAGGCCAGCTACGACTGGCGCGCCGCGAAGGATTCGGTGTCCGGCTATCTGCTGCGGGTCACCCTCAAGAACGACGTGGCCACCT
- a CDS encoding phage portal protein, translating to MGWIDRLLGRDRASAKPAKRPMGRNFAAAQNSRLTNDWPTSGLALDVYLRQGLKAMRSRSRQLARDNDYMRQFLRMVRRNVVGPSGIGLQVRAKEPNGTLDVAANAAIEAEFAKWAKKGNCTVCGRFSWLAVQQLVATAVARDGEILVRKVRGFPNRWGFALQLIEADHLDEQLNREFDDGSAIRMGVEVDKWARPVAYHIRKRHPGRSGDAGYVPGQTHERVPAAEILHLYVPEYPGSGQTRAAPWGHSAMMRLQMLGGYEEAALVAARVGAAKMGFFVEQEGAAYGPGETDSLGNMISDAEAGHFERLPAGVDFREFNPNYPSGEMPYFLKAMLRGACSGLGVSYNGLANDLENVNFSSLRAGTLEERDEWMTLQEWLIEDLHDGVFAAWLEMSLLGGALTLPFAKFDKFNAPVWNPRRWAWVDPEKEINAYAKGVGLRVISRREIAAAQGRDLDEVFDALAAEEKLAKEKGIVLGDPAAIAGQQSQQQPQQTSS from the coding sequence ATGGGCTGGATTGATCGCCTGCTTGGCCGCGATAGGGCGTCCGCCAAACCCGCCAAGCGCCCCATGGGCCGTAACTTCGCCGCTGCCCAGAACAGCCGCCTCACCAACGACTGGCCCACGTCCGGTCTTGCCCTGGATGTCTATCTGCGCCAGGGCCTCAAGGCCATGCGCTCCAGGTCGCGCCAGCTTGCCCGCGACAACGACTACATGCGCCAGTTCCTGCGCATGGTCCGTCGGAACGTCGTCGGCCCGTCCGGCATCGGCCTGCAGGTGCGGGCCAAGGAGCCGAACGGCACCCTGGACGTCGCCGCGAATGCCGCCATTGAGGCGGAATTCGCCAAGTGGGCCAAGAAGGGCAATTGCACGGTGTGCGGTCGCTTCTCATGGCTGGCGGTGCAGCAGTTGGTGGCCACGGCCGTCGCCCGCGATGGGGAAATCCTGGTGCGCAAGGTGCGGGGCTTCCCGAACCGCTGGGGATTCGCGCTGCAACTGATCGAGGCGGACCACCTGGACGAGCAGTTGAACCGCGAGTTCGACGATGGCAGCGCCATCCGCATGGGTGTCGAGGTGGACAAGTGGGCGCGGCCCGTCGCCTATCACATCCGCAAGCGGCATCCGGGGCGCTCGGGTGACGCTGGCTACGTCCCCGGCCAGACCCACGAGCGGGTTCCGGCGGCCGAAATCCTGCACCTCTACGTCCCCGAATATCCCGGTTCCGGCCAGACCAGGGCCGCTCCCTGGGGCCATTCGGCCATGATGCGCCTGCAGATGCTGGGCGGGTACGAGGAGGCGGCGCTGGTGGCCGCCCGCGTCGGCGCGGCCAAGATGGGGTTCTTCGTCGAGCAGGAGGGTGCGGCCTACGGCCCCGGTGAAACCGATTCGCTGGGCAACATGATCTCGGACGCGGAGGCCGGTCACTTCGAGCGCCTTCCGGCCGGCGTCGATTTCCGGGAGTTCAACCCGAACTATCCCAGCGGCGAGATGCCGTACTTCCTCAAGGCAATGCTGCGCGGGGCCTGTTCCGGCCTCGGCGTGTCGTACAACGGCCTGGCCAACGACCTGGAGAATGTCAACTTCTCCTCCCTTCGGGCTGGAACCCTGGAGGAGCGCGACGAGTGGATGACCCTCCAAGAATGGCTGATCGAGGATCTGCATGACGGCGTGTTCGCGGCGTGGCTGGAAATGTCGCTGCTGGGCGGCGCGCTGACCCTGCCCTTCGCAAAATTCGACAAGTTCAACGCTCCGGTCTGGAACCCGCGCCGCTGGGCCTGGGTGGACCCGGAGAAGGAAATCAACGCCTACGCCAAGGGCGTGGGCCTACGGGTCATCAGCCGCCGCGAGATCGCCGCCGCCCAGGGCCGCGACCTAGACGAGGTATTCGACGCCCTGGCGGCCGAGGAAAAGCTGGCCAAGGAAAAGGGGATCGTGCTGGGCGACCCGGCGGCCATTGCTGGCCAGCAATCCCAGCAACAGCCGCAACAGACTTCGTCCTAG
- a CDS encoding phage major capsid protein, with translation MPETIKLGPQYRAATITRADINEEDRTVKLAFSSEAPYERYWGVEVLGHSRGEVDLSWLETGQAPLLMDHNPRDQVGIIEEVSIGADRKGRAVVRFGKGTRADEIFRDVLDGIRLNVSVGYEINKLQLVEENKDAPSIYRVTDWRPLEISIVSIPADPTVGVGREADTVNVQSVTIERKAPMSEVTTATAPAATAQATVTVDVEAIRAEARKNEESRVREIISVGERFNCRDKANEAIKSGKSADLFKGEVLMSLGDQANAILLKQHEIGLSEKEAKRYSLTRAIASMMDPKSAGRGAEFEMECSAAVAKRTGAAPKGFFVPVDYQARADIQRRDLLVGTATAGGNAVATDLDSSSFIDLLRNRMMVRAMGARVLSGLQGNLAIPKLTGSSTAYWVAENNAPTEGQQTIGQVTMSPKTIAAFTDFSRQLMLQSSLDVESLVRSDLSQILALGIDLAALHGTGSNNQPKGVANITGIGSVVGGDNGAAPTWGNIVDLETEVAVDNADLGSLGYLTNAKMRGKLKQTQKAANTGMFVWENNPADQGFGMMNGYRAGASNQVSSALTKGTANGVCSAIFFGNWADLIIGEWGMLDILVDPYTGSSAGTVRVTAFQSVDVAVRRAESFAAMLDALSS, from the coding sequence ATGCCCGAGACCATCAAGCTCGGCCCGCAATACCGGGCCGCGACGATCACGCGCGCCGACATCAACGAGGAGGACCGCACCGTCAAGCTGGCCTTCTCGTCCGAAGCCCCCTACGAGCGATATTGGGGCGTCGAAGTTCTGGGCCACAGCCGTGGCGAGGTCGACCTGTCCTGGCTGGAAACCGGGCAGGCTCCGCTGCTGATGGACCATAACCCCCGCGATCAGGTGGGGATCATCGAAGAAGTTTCCATCGGAGCCGACCGCAAGGGGCGGGCGGTGGTGCGCTTTGGCAAGGGCACCCGTGCCGATGAAATCTTCCGCGATGTGCTGGACGGTATCCGGCTGAACGTCTCGGTCGGGTACGAAATCAACAAGCTGCAGTTGGTCGAAGAAAACAAGGACGCGCCTTCGATCTACCGCGTCACCGACTGGCGGCCCCTGGAAATCAGCATCGTCTCCATCCCCGCCGACCCCACCGTTGGCGTCGGGCGTGAGGCCGATACTGTCAATGTTCAATCCGTTACCATCGAAAGGAAAGCTCCGATGAGCGAAGTCACTACCGCTACCGCCCCGGCGGCTACCGCCCAGGCGACCGTCACCGTCGACGTGGAGGCCATCCGCGCCGAGGCCCGCAAGAACGAGGAATCCCGCGTCCGCGAGATCATTTCCGTGGGCGAGCGTTTCAACTGCCGCGACAAGGCCAACGAGGCGATCAAGTCCGGCAAGTCCGCCGACCTGTTCAAGGGCGAGGTGCTGATGAGCCTGGGCGATCAGGCCAACGCCATCCTGCTCAAGCAGCACGAGATCGGCCTGTCCGAGAAGGAGGCCAAGCGGTACTCGCTGACCCGCGCCATCGCCTCCATGATGGACCCCAAGTCGGCTGGCCGTGGTGCCGAGTTCGAAATGGAATGCTCGGCCGCTGTCGCCAAGCGTACCGGGGCCGCCCCGAAGGGCTTCTTCGTGCCGGTGGACTATCAGGCCCGCGCCGACATCCAGCGCCGCGACTTGCTGGTGGGCACCGCCACGGCCGGCGGCAATGCCGTCGCCACCGACCTGGATTCGTCCTCGTTCATCGACCTGCTGCGCAACCGCATGATGGTCCGCGCCATGGGTGCCCGCGTGCTGTCCGGCCTGCAGGGCAATCTGGCGATCCCGAAGCTGACCGGCTCGTCCACCGCCTACTGGGTGGCGGAGAACAATGCGCCGACCGAGGGGCAGCAGACCATCGGTCAGGTCACCATGTCGCCCAAGACCATCGCCGCGTTCACCGACTTCTCCCGGCAGTTGATGCTGCAGTCGTCGCTGGACGTGGAATCGCTGGTGCGCTCGGACCTGTCGCAGATCCTGGCCCTGGGCATCGACCTGGCCGCCCTGCATGGCACCGGCTCGAACAACCAGCCCAAGGGCGTGGCCAACATCACCGGCATCGGCTCGGTGGTCGGCGGCGACAACGGTGCGGCCCCCACCTGGGGCAATATCGTGGACCTGGAAACCGAGGTCGCGGTGGACAACGCCGATCTGGGCAGCCTGGGCTACCTGACCAACGCCAAGATGCGCGGCAAGCTCAAGCAGACCCAGAAGGCGGCCAACACCGGCATGTTCGTCTGGGAAAACAACCCGGCCGACCAGGGCTTCGGCATGATGAACGGCTACCGTGCCGGTGCCTCCAATCAGGTGAGCAGCGCGCTCACCAAGGGCACCGCCAACGGCGTCTGCTCGGCGATTTTCTTCGGCAACTGGGCCGACCTGATCATCGGCGAGTGGGGCATGCTCGACATCCTGGTCGATCCCTACACCGGCTCGTCCGCCGGCACCGTGCGCGTCACCGCCTTCCAGTCGGTGGACGTGGCCGTGCGCCGCGCCGAGTCCTTCGCCGCCATGCTGGACGCCCTGTCCTCGTAA
- a CDS encoding site-specific DNA-methyltransferase, producing the protein MAEVKSADRVEQWPVARLMPYARNARTHSESQVSEIAASIGRFGFNNPVLVDEQGMIIAGHGRVLAAKRLGLEVVPVVPLPHLTEAEKRAYILADNKLAEKAGWDEDLLRLELADLQDLDIDLGVIGFEDKEIDRLLAEDDPDDDADDDDGEDAPEVEAEPVSLLGDLWVLGRHRLLCGDSTLQASVEAVMDGDLADMVWTDPPYGMSYGGGRKGNDGTVRDFGMIMNDDKTGDDLIALVRDSVGSAVAVAHPKAAVYVCFPWRTYAEFEAALAEIGLDVSACIVWDKKSIGLGNAHYRPQHEFIFYCNRGNWFGDKAQSDVWSFSRGATAEYVHPTQKPLKLIERALRNSSKKGGVVVDVFGGSGSTLIACEKRGRSARLVELDPKYVDVIVRRWESFTGQRAVLESTGQTFAEVAAHRRAAA; encoded by the coding sequence GTGGCCGAAGTGAAGAGTGCAGACCGGGTTGAGCAATGGCCGGTGGCCCGGCTCATGCCCTACGCGCGCAACGCTCGCACCCACTCCGAATCCCAGGTCTCCGAGATCGCCGCATCCATCGGCAGGTTCGGGTTCAACAACCCGGTGCTGGTGGACGAGCAGGGCATGATCATTGCCGGCCACGGCCGCGTTCTGGCGGCCAAGCGGCTCGGCCTGGAGGTCGTTCCCGTCGTGCCGCTGCCCCACCTCACCGAGGCGGAGAAGCGGGCGTACATCCTGGCCGACAACAAGTTGGCTGAGAAGGCGGGATGGGATGAGGACTTGCTCCGCCTCGAACTGGCGGACCTGCAAGACCTCGACATCGACCTCGGGGTCATTGGCTTCGAGGATAAGGAGATTGACCGCCTGCTGGCGGAAGACGATCCCGATGATGATGCCGATGATGATGACGGCGAGGACGCCCCGGAGGTCGAGGCCGAGCCGGTCTCGCTGCTGGGCGATCTATGGGTTCTCGGTCGGCACCGCCTGCTGTGCGGTGATTCGACGCTGCAGGCGTCCGTCGAAGCGGTGATGGACGGCGACCTTGCCGACATGGTGTGGACCGATCCGCCCTACGGCATGAGCTACGGCGGTGGGCGCAAGGGCAACGACGGCACTGTCCGCGATTTCGGCATGATCATGAACGACGACAAGACCGGCGACGACCTGATCGCCCTGGTGCGCGATTCGGTGGGCAGCGCGGTCGCTGTCGCTCACCCCAAGGCGGCGGTGTACGTCTGCTTCCCATGGCGCACCTATGCCGAGTTCGAGGCGGCACTGGCCGAGATCGGCTTGGACGTATCGGCCTGCATCGTCTGGGACAAGAAATCCATCGGCCTGGGCAATGCCCATTACCGGCCGCAGCACGAGTTCATCTTCTACTGCAATCGCGGCAACTGGTTCGGCGATAAGGCCCAGTCCGACGTTTGGAGTTTTAGCCGGGGGGCGACCGCCGAATACGTCCACCCCACCCAGAAGCCCCTCAAGCTGATCGAGCGCGCCCTGCGCAACAGCAGCAAGAAGGGCGGGGTCGTGGTGGATGTGTTCGGCGGTTCCGGCTCCACCCTGATCGCCTGCGAAAAGCGTGGCCGCTCCGCCCGTCTGGTGGAGTTGGACCCGAAGTATGTCGATGTGATCGTCCGCCGCTGGGAATCCTTCACCGGCCAGCGGGCGGTCCTTGAATCCACCGGGCAGACCTTCGCCGAGGTGGCCGCTCACCGGAGGGCCGCCGCGTAG
- a CDS encoding DUF6441 family protein: MRLGAAILGSLPAIVREEMNAAERAAQAALREAGTGLRDDLRQHVADAGLGKLSRAWAVRVYRGSSPLSGAAFVYVKGRSAAKAMWAFENGAIIRATHGRYLAIPTGFNMRGGRRGGKMIYRPQDLRDTFVQRSKKGNLLLFARVAHAQRQVKGRVRDLAFVEKQMLGSGRVRRTEAILQAGAVPMFLLVPQITIKKRLNVGRVVPFWEDRLPELLVQHWEAANGR, encoded by the coding sequence ATGAGGCTTGGCGCTGCCATTCTCGGTTCACTACCGGCCATCGTCCGCGAGGAAATGAACGCGGCCGAGCGTGCCGCGCAGGCTGCTTTGCGCGAAGCCGGCACGGGCCTGCGCGACGATCTGCGCCAGCATGTGGCCGATGCTGGACTGGGCAAGTTGTCCCGCGCCTGGGCGGTGCGGGTCTATCGCGGTTCGTCTCCCCTGTCGGGGGCGGCCTTCGTCTATGTGAAGGGCCGTTCGGCGGCCAAGGCCATGTGGGCGTTCGAGAACGGCGCGATCATCCGCGCCACCCATGGCCGATACCTCGCCATCCCCACGGGGTTCAACATGCGCGGCGGCCGGCGCGGCGGAAAGATGATCTATCGGCCGCAGGATTTGCGCGACACCTTCGTCCAGCGGTCCAAGAAGGGGAACCTTCTGCTGTTCGCCCGCGTGGCCCACGCCCAGCGGCAGGTCAAGGGCCGGGTCCGCGATCTGGCCTTCGTCGAAAAGCAGATGCTCGGCAGCGGCCGGGTGCGCCGCACCGAGGCCATCCTGCAGGCCGGTGCGGTGCCGATGTTCCTGCTGGTGCCGCAGATCACCATCAAGAAGCGGCTCAATGTCGGCCGCGTCGTTCCGTTCTGGGAGGACCGCCTGCCGGAACTCCTTGTCCAGCATTGGGAGGCCGCCAATGGCCGATAG